In Bifidobacterium sp. ESL0775, the following are encoded in one genomic region:
- a CDS encoding sugar ABC transporter permease, whose translation MVTQTAASPASPARQGFAHRFKGGSINLFYLPAIILLVVFIVYPLISGIGLSFTNWDGFNPQKDFVGAANYKMMLQDKNFWPILRNTLVYGFGSTIIQQVLGLGVALLLNTKIHGRNLMRAIVYLPALVSPVIMGTMYYFIFQYQQGALNTIIAAFGGKRLLYFQNAGLAVAIIVIINSVQFFGVSMIIYLAGLQGMDHSVVEAAELDGAHGWNMFFHITLPQLKPAFMTSVVLNLIGGLKLYDIITVLTGGGPGYATNSMSTYISTTYFRDQNAGYASALGVVLFVFIAVITYLLNSGMDKLGRQE comes from the coding sequence ATGGTAACGCAAACTGCTGCGAGCCCGGCGAGCCCGGCGCGGCAAGGTTTCGCCCATAGGTTCAAAGGCGGAAGCATCAATCTCTTCTATCTGCCGGCGATTATCCTGCTGGTGGTGTTCATCGTCTACCCGCTGATCAGCGGCATCGGCCTGTCGTTCACCAACTGGGACGGCTTTAACCCGCAGAAGGATTTCGTTGGCGCCGCGAACTACAAGATGATGCTGCAGGACAAGAACTTCTGGCCCATCCTGCGCAACACGTTGGTCTATGGCTTTGGTTCCACGATTATCCAGCAGGTGCTCGGGCTTGGGGTGGCGCTGCTGCTCAATACGAAGATCCACGGCCGCAACCTCATGCGCGCGATCGTCTATCTGCCGGCCCTCGTCTCGCCGGTCATCATGGGCACAATGTATTACTTCATCTTTCAATACCAGCAAGGCGCACTCAACACCATCATCGCGGCGTTCGGTGGCAAACGCCTGCTTTACTTCCAGAATGCGGGGTTGGCTGTCGCCATCATCGTGATCATCAACTCCGTCCAGTTCTTCGGTGTCTCGATGATCATCTACCTGGCCGGTCTGCAGGGCATGGACCATTCCGTCGTCGAGGCCGCGGAACTCGACGGGGCGCATGGCTGGAACATGTTCTTCCATATCACCTTGCCCCAGCTCAAGCCGGCGTTCATGACCAGTGTCGTGCTGAACCTCATCGGTGGTCTCAAGCTTTACGACATCATCACCGTGCTCACGGGTGGTGGCCCGGGATATGCCACCAACTCGATGTCGACCTACATCTCCACCACGTATTTCCGCGACCAGAACGCCGGCTATGCCTCGGCGCTGGGTGTGGTGCTCTTCGTCTTCATCGCGGTGATCACCTACCTGCTCAACAGCGGCATGGACAAGCTCGGACGTCAGGAGTAG
- a CDS encoding carbohydrate ABC transporter permease — MSEQEAIKTQQVEKYQRRQRKAAEKRMRARSQGAGNGVAAGVRRVPVYVFLIIIMIVQLLPFYLAITTSMKPADDLSSSLIPRLHDIAWSNYSRAINEGGILRAILNSVIVTVVATALVCAIGAMAAYPLARRKTRGNSLIFGLITAVMMVPPLSILVPLYAMLVKMGGVNTYWGIILVLTAMNLPLSIFLYASFIRAVPTAIDEAGMIDGANRFTIFVDLILPTLKPVTATVVIMTINNVWNDYSLSNYILSDPSMQTIAPRVGAFFATQTNNLGVAAACALIGALPVVIAYLFLQRYFIEGMVAGVEK; from the coding sequence ATGAGTGAACAAGAAGCAATCAAAACCCAACAGGTCGAAAAGTACCAGCGTAGGCAGCGCAAGGCCGCCGAGAAGCGGATGCGCGCGCGTAGCCAGGGCGCCGGAAACGGCGTCGCGGCAGGCGTGAGGCGAGTGCCGGTCTACGTGTTCCTGATCATCATCATGATCGTCCAGCTGCTGCCGTTCTATCTGGCGATCACCACTTCGATGAAGCCCGCCGACGACCTCTCCAGCTCGCTGATTCCGCGTCTGCATGACATCGCGTGGAGCAACTACAGCCGCGCGATCAATGAAGGCGGCATCCTGCGGGCCATCCTCAACAGCGTCATCGTCACCGTGGTCGCCACGGCGTTGGTCTGCGCCATCGGCGCGATGGCCGCCTACCCGCTGGCCCGCCGCAAGACCCGCGGAAACTCGCTGATCTTCGGATTGATCACGGCCGTGATGATGGTGCCGCCGCTTTCGATTTTGGTGCCGTTGTATGCCATGCTGGTGAAAATGGGTGGTGTCAACACCTACTGGGGCATCATCCTGGTGCTCACGGCCATGAACCTGCCGCTCTCCATCTTCCTTTACGCCTCGTTCATCCGCGCGGTGCCAACGGCGATCGACGAGGCCGGCATGATCGACGGCGCGAACCGCTTCACCATTTTCGTCGACCTCATCCTGCCCACCCTGAAGCCGGTGACTGCGACGGTGGTCATCATGACCATCAACAACGTGTGGAACGACTATTCGCTGTCGAACTACATCCTCTCCGACCCATCCATGCAGACCATCGCGCCGAGGGTGGGGGCGTTCTTCGCCACACAGACCAATAACCTGGGTGTCGCCGCGGCATGCGCCTTGATTGGCGCGTTGCCGGTGGTCATCGCGTACCTGTTCCTGCAGCGTTACTTCATCGAAGGTATGGTTGCGGGGGTCGAGAAATAG